One genomic region from Stutzerimonas decontaminans encodes:
- a CDS encoding AAA family ATPase, which translates to MTSLSADDAFLNHYGFSHDPFAARVPGFKFFPAQRKPVLGQLHHLARYSQLLLLVTGPEGSGKTLLRQALVASSNKQSVQSVVITPQGTMDASALLVQIAQALNSPAADFDGVMAQVTQLALTGQEVYLLVDDAECLTGAAVETLLRLAAGSPEARPHIFLFGESALAGRLEALSEGEERYHAIALQPYEEDETREYLALRLEGAGSGIECLSDEQIVRIHEQSGGWPGSINQVARDELLAAIQSRRGRRKASGIMLPLPKKHLLAAAAVIAVVAVGFLALRGGDSQPPAAPAVTNLPLDNAPGDGSSSQDRQTAIEFDGQDRPLSLPLGGAAQPVIREPLAAAAGNEDDGEASFPGSNDPTIPAPAPAPAPAPAPAPAPAPVERIQPAPAPPAVAPAPVAPPVRPSVAERAPVPAAPAASSGHGAWYASQPGSNYLVQILGTRVEKNAQALVQQHGGNYRYFAKTHEGKPLYVVTYGNFASRAAAVAAVKSLPASLQAGKPWVRSLASIQQEMKQP; encoded by the coding sequence ATGACCAGTTTGTCTGCGGACGACGCGTTTCTGAATCACTATGGCTTCAGCCATGATCCATTCGCCGCTCGCGTTCCCGGCTTCAAGTTCTTCCCTGCCCAACGCAAGCCGGTGCTTGGGCAGCTTCATCATCTGGCACGGTACAGCCAGTTGTTGCTGTTGGTGACCGGGCCGGAAGGCAGTGGCAAGACGCTCCTGCGTCAGGCTCTTGTGGCCAGCAGCAACAAGCAGTCGGTACAGAGCGTGGTCATTACACCGCAGGGCACAATGGATGCTAGTGCCTTGCTCGTGCAGATCGCACAGGCATTAAACAGTCCTGCTGCGGATTTCGATGGGGTCATGGCGCAAGTGACCCAGCTGGCCCTCACCGGGCAGGAAGTCTATCTGCTGGTGGATGATGCCGAATGTTTGACCGGCGCCGCGGTTGAAACCTTGCTGCGCCTGGCTGCGGGCAGCCCCGAGGCGCGCCCGCATATCTTCCTGTTTGGCGAGTCCGCGCTGGCCGGGCGCCTTGAAGCTTTGAGCGAGGGCGAAGAGCGCTATCACGCCATCGCGCTGCAGCCGTACGAGGAAGACGAAACGCGGGAATACCTTGCGTTGCGTCTCGAGGGTGCCGGCAGCGGTATCGAGTGCTTAAGTGACGAGCAAATTGTCCGCATCCATGAGCAGTCTGGCGGCTGGCCTGGTTCGATCAATCAGGTGGCGCGCGACGAGCTGCTTGCTGCGATACAAAGCCGCCGCGGCCGTCGCAAGGCGAGCGGGATCATGTTACCGCTGCCCAAAAAACATTTGCTGGCGGCTGCTGCAGTCATTGCGGTTGTCGCGGTTGGTTTCCTGGCGCTGCGTGGCGGCGACAGTCAGCCTCCAGCTGCTCCGGCCGTCACGAATTTGCCACTCGATAACGCGCCGGGTGATGGCTCCTCGTCTCAGGATCGTCAGACTGCCATCGAGTTCGATGGACAAGACCGTCCTCTGTCGCTGCCGTTGGGGGGCGCTGCCCAGCCGGTGATCCGCGAGCCGCTTGCGGCGGCGGCCGGTAACGAAGACGACGGCGAGGCTTCCTTCCCAGGCTCGAACGACCCAACGATACCAGCACCAGCACCAGCACCAGCACCAGCACCAGCACCAGCGCCAGCACCAGCACCGGTGGAACGTATTCAGCCAGCTCCTGCGCCGCCGGCTGTTGCTCCTGCTCCTGTGGCGCCGCCCGTGCGACCGAGTGTCGCTGAGCGCGCTCCGGTGCCTGCGGCGCCAGCTGCGAGCTCGGGTCATGGCGCGTGGTATGCGAGCCAGCCGGGGAGCAACTATCTGGTTCAGATCCTGGGTACGCGCGTCGAAAAGAATGCCCAGGCACTCGTTCAACAGCATGGTGGTAACTACCGATATTTTGCCAAGACGCACGAAGGTAAGCCGCTCTATGTCGTCACGTACGGCAATTTCGCGAGTCGTGCTGCTGCGGTTGCAGCGGTCAAGTCGTTGCCCGCTTCGCTGCAGGCTGGCAAGCCTTGGGTGCGAAGCCTGGCGAGCATTCAGCAGGAAATGAAACAGCCGTAG
- the gltB gene encoding glutamate synthase large subunit: MRAGLFRPEEFKDNCGFGLIAHMQGEASHHLLKTAIQSLTCMTHRGGINADGKTGDGCGLLMQKPDAFLRAKALEHFGAELPMQYAVGMIFLDPDASKADHARARLSEEIVAQGLTLVGWREVPIDTSVLGQLALERLPRIEQVFVSGDGLGEREFGIKLFFARRRAEVALADDSAFYVCSLSDKDIIYKGLMMPADLAQFYPDLGDERLATAICVFHQRFSTNTMPQWRLAQPFRFLAHNGEINTITGNRNWAQARRLKFANELLPDLESLSPLINRTGSDSSSMDNMLELLVTGGMDLFRGLRMIIPPAWQNVETMDPDLRAFYEFNSMHMEPWDGPAGVVLTDGRHAVCLLDRNGLRPARWVTTKNGYITLASEVGVWDYKPEDVLAKGRVGPGQILAVDTHTGKVLHTDDIDNRLKAQQPYKKWLRQNALRIQSTLDDNDHGSAFYDADQLKQYMKMYQVTFEERDQVLRPLAEQGQEAVGSMGDDTPMAVLSRRVRSPYDYFRQQFAQVTNPPIDPLREAIVMSLETCLGAERNVFEETAEHANRAILTTPVISPAKWRTIMHLERPGFERLVIDLNYDETIGLEAAIRNIADQAEEAVRGGKVLLVLSDRHIAPGKLPVHASLAVGAVHHRLVETGLRCSCNILVETATARDPHHFAVLIGFGATAVYPFLAFEVLGDLIRTGEVLGDLYEVFKHYRKGISKGLMKIISKMGISTIASYRGAQLFEAVGLSDEVVELSFRGVASRIKGARFEDLEAEQKALAAEAWSSRKPIQQGGLLKFVYGGEYHAYNPDVVSALQMAVQSGDYSRFKEYTALVDQRPVAMLRDLLKVKVADQPLALEEVEPLDAILKRFDSAGISLGALSPEAHEAIAAAMNRIGARSNSGEGGEDPARYGTERSSKIKQVATGRFGVTPEYLVNAEVLQIKVAQGAKPGEGGQLPGGKVNGLIARLRYAVPGVTLISPPPHHDIYSIEDLAQLIFDLKQVNPQALVSVKLVAEPGVGTIAAGVAKAYADLITISGYDGGTGASPLTSIRYAGSPWELGLAETHQTLRGNDLRGKVRVQTDGGLKTGLDVIKAAILGAESFGFGTAPMIALGCKYLRICHLNNCATGVATQNEQLRKDHFIGTVDMVVNFFQFVAEETREWLAKLGVRSLGELIGRTDLLELLPGETAKQNNLDLSPLLGSSNIPADKPQFCLVEKNPPFDQGLLAEEMVKLAKGAVDTKSGGEFELEICNCDRSIGARVSGEIARQHGNQGMAGAPITFRFKGTAGQSFGVWNAGGLNLYLEGDANDYVGKGMTGGKLVVTPPQGASYRSQDSAIIGNTCLYGATGGKLFAAGTAGERFAVRNSGAHAVVEGTGDHCCEYMTGGFVCVLGKTGHNFGSGMTGGFAYVLDMDNSFVDRVNNELVNLQRITGEAMEAYRSHLQDVLREYVAETASEWGAELLDNLDDYLRRFWLVKPKAANLASLLSSTRANPQ; the protein is encoded by the coding sequence ATGAGAGCAGGTCTGTTTCGTCCTGAAGAGTTCAAGGATAACTGCGGCTTCGGCCTGATTGCCCACATGCAGGGCGAGGCAAGCCATCACCTGCTAAAGACTGCCATTCAGTCCCTGACCTGCATGACTCACCGCGGCGGCATCAACGCCGATGGAAAAACTGGCGACGGCTGCGGTCTGCTGATGCAGAAGCCCGATGCCTTCCTGCGCGCCAAAGCGTTGGAGCATTTCGGTGCCGAGCTGCCGATGCAGTATGCCGTTGGGATGATCTTTCTGGATCCGGACGCCAGCAAGGCGGATCACGCCCGTGCTCGACTGAGCGAAGAGATCGTCGCGCAAGGCTTGACTCTGGTTGGCTGGCGTGAAGTGCCGATCGATACCAGCGTGCTGGGCCAGCTGGCCCTCGAGCGGCTGCCGCGAATCGAGCAGGTGTTCGTCTCCGGCGATGGGCTGGGCGAGCGCGAGTTCGGTATCAAGCTTTTCTTCGCGCGGCGCCGCGCCGAAGTCGCTCTCGCTGACGACAGCGCCTTCTACGTCTGCAGTCTCTCCGACAAGGACATCATCTACAAAGGTCTGATGATGCCCGCCGACTTGGCGCAGTTCTACCCGGACTTGGGTGATGAGCGCCTCGCGACGGCCATCTGCGTGTTCCACCAGCGCTTCTCCACCAACACCATGCCGCAGTGGCGGCTGGCTCAGCCGTTCCGCTTTCTTGCCCACAACGGCGAAATCAACACCATCACCGGCAACCGCAATTGGGCACAGGCGCGTCGCCTGAAATTCGCCAACGAGTTGCTGCCTGATCTGGAAAGCCTGTCACCGCTGATCAATCGCACCGGCTCGGACTCCTCCAGCATGGACAACATGCTTGAGCTCTTGGTCACCGGCGGAATGGATCTGTTCCGTGGCCTGCGTATGATCATTCCGCCGGCGTGGCAGAACGTCGAGACCATGGACCCCGATCTGCGGGCGTTCTATGAATTCAACTCCATGCACATGGAGCCCTGGGATGGCCCGGCTGGCGTGGTGTTGACCGACGGTCGCCATGCAGTCTGCCTGCTCGACCGCAACGGCCTGCGCCCGGCGCGCTGGGTGACCACCAAGAACGGCTACATCACCCTCGCCTCCGAAGTTGGCGTCTGGGATTACAAGCCGGAAGACGTCCTGGCCAAGGGCCGCGTCGGTCCGGGGCAGATCCTCGCCGTTGATACCCACACCGGCAAGGTGCTGCACACCGATGACATCGATAACCGCCTGAAGGCCCAGCAGCCCTACAAGAAGTGGCTGCGCCAGAACGCCCTGCGCATCCAGTCGACCCTGGACGACAACGATCACGGCTCGGCCTTCTACGATGCCGACCAGCTCAAGCAGTACATGAAGATGTACCAGGTCACCTTCGAGGAGCGTGATCAGGTGCTGCGCCCGCTGGCCGAGCAGGGCCAGGAAGCGGTCGGCTCGATGGGTGACGATACGCCGATGGCGGTGCTGTCGCGTCGCGTGCGCTCGCCCTACGACTACTTCCGTCAGCAGTTCGCGCAGGTCACCAACCCTCCGATCGACCCGCTGCGCGAAGCCATCGTCATGTCGCTGGAAACCTGCCTGGGTGCCGAGCGCAATGTCTTCGAGGAAACTGCCGAGCACGCCAACCGCGCGATTCTGACCACGCCGGTGATTTCACCGGCGAAGTGGCGCACGATCATGCACCTGGAGCGTCCGGGTTTCGAGCGTCTGGTCATCGACCTAAATTACGACGAAACCATCGGCCTCGAGGCGGCGATTCGCAATATTGCCGACCAGGCCGAGGAAGCCGTACGCGGCGGCAAGGTCCTGCTGGTACTCAGCGATCGTCATATCGCCCCGGGCAAGCTGCCGGTGCATGCTTCGCTGGCTGTGGGTGCGGTTCACCACCGCCTGGTCGAAACTGGCCTGCGCTGCAGCTGCAATATCCTGGTGGAAACCGCCACCGCCCGTGATCCGCACCACTTCGCGGTGCTGATCGGCTTCGGCGCGACTGCGGTCTACCCGTTCCTTGCCTTCGAGGTGCTGGGTGACTTGATTCGCACTGGCGAAGTGCTGGGCGACCTCTACGAGGTGTTCAAGCACTATCGCAAGGGCATCTCCAAGGGGCTGATGAAAATCATCTCCAAGATGGGCATCTCGACCATCGCCTCCTACCGCGGTGCGCAGCTGTTCGAAGCAGTCGGCCTGTCCGACGAAGTCGTCGAGCTCAGCTTCCGTGGCGTCGCCAGCCGTATCAAGGGCGCGCGCTTCGAGGATCTCGAGGCCGAACAGAAGGCGCTGGCCGCCGAAGCCTGGAGCAGCCGCAAGCCGATTCAGCAGGGTGGCCTGTTGAAGTTCGTCTACGGCGGTGAGTACCACGCCTACAACCCTGACGTGGTGAGTGCGCTGCAGATGGCGGTTCAGAGCGGTGATTACAGCCGCTTCAAGGAGTACACCGCGCTGGTCGACCAGCGTCCGGTGGCCATGCTACGCGACCTGCTCAAGGTCAAGGTGGCTGACCAGCCGCTGGCCCTGGAAGAGGTCGAGCCGCTGGATGCGATCCTCAAGCGCTTCGACTCCGCCGGAATCTCGTTGGGCGCCCTGTCGCCGGAAGCCCACGAAGCCATCGCTGCGGCGATGAATCGCATCGGTGCTCGTTCGAACTCCGGTGAGGGCGGTGAAGATCCGGCCCGTTACGGCACCGAGCGCAGTTCGAAGATCAAGCAGGTCGCGACTGGTCGCTTCGGCGTCACGCCGGAATACCTGGTCAATGCTGAGGTGCTGCAGATCAAGGTCGCCCAGGGTGCCAAGCCTGGTGAGGGCGGCCAGCTGCCCGGTGGCAAGGTCAACGGCCTGATCGCGCGGCTGCGTTACGCAGTACCGGGCGTGACGCTGATCTCCCCACCGCCGCACCATGACATCTACTCCATCGAGGATCTGGCGCAGCTGATCTTCGACCTCAAGCAGGTCAACCCGCAGGCGCTGGTTTCGGTCAAGCTGGTGGCTGAGCCGGGTGTCGGCACCATCGCCGCAGGTGTGGCCAAGGCCTACGCCGACCTGATCACCATCTCCGGCTACGACGGCGGTACCGGTGCTTCGCCGCTTACCTCGATCCGTTACGCCGGTTCGCCGTGGGAGCTCGGCCTCGCCGAAACCCACCAGACCCTGCGCGGCAACGACCTGCGCGGCAAGGTCCGGGTGCAGACCGATGGCGGCCTGAAGACCGGCCTCGATGTGATCAAGGCTGCGATCCTGGGCGCCGAGAGCTTCGGCTTCGGTACCGCGCCGATGATCGCCCTGGGCTGCAAATACCTGCGCATCTGTCACCTGAACAACTGCGCAACTGGCGTTGCCACGCAGAACGAGCAGCTGCGCAAGGATCACTTCATCGGCACGGTCGACATGGTAGTCAACTTCTTCCAGTTCGTAGCCGAGGAAACCCGTGAGTGGCTGGCCAAGCTGGGCGTGCGCAGCCTCGGCGAGCTGATCGGCCGCACCGATCTGCTCGAGCTGCTGCCAGGCGAAACGGCCAAGCAAAACAATCTCGATCTGTCGCCGCTGCTTGGAAGCAGCAACATCCCGGCCGACAAGCCGCAGTTCTGTCTGGTCGAGAAAAACCCGCCCTTTGACCAGGGCCTGCTGGCCGAAGAGATGGTCAAGCTGGCCAAAGGCGCCGTCGATACCAAGAGCGGTGGCGAGTTCGAGCTGGAGATCTGCAACTGCGACCGCTCCATTGGTGCCCGTGTTTCTGGCGAGATCGCTCGTCAGCATGGTAACCAGGGCATGGCTGGCGCGCCGATCACCTTCCGCTTCAAGGGTACTGCCGGCCAGAGCTTCGGCGTCTGGAACGCCGGTGGTCTCAATCTGTACCTAGAAGGCGATGCCAACGATTACGTCGGCAAGGGTATGACCGGCGGCAAGCTGGTGGTCACGCCGCCGCAGGGCGCCAGCTATCGGTCCCAGGATTCGGCGATCATTGGCAACACCTGCCTATACGGCGCTACCGGCGGCAAGCTGTTCGCTGCAGGTACCGCGGGCGAGCGTTTCGCGGTGCGCAACTCTGGCGCCCATGCGGTGGTCGAGGGCACTGGCGACCATTGCTGCGAGTACATGACCGGTGGCTTCGTCTGCGTGCTCGGCAAGACCGGACACAACTTCGGTTCGGGCATGACCGGTGGTTTCGCCTATGTGCTGGATATGGATAACAGCTTCGTTGATCGCGTGAACAATGAACTGGTCAACCTGCAGCGCATCACCGGCGAGGCGATGGAAGCCTATCGCAGCCATCTGCAGGACGTGCTGCGCGAATACGTTGCTGAAACCGCCAGTGAGTGGGGGGCTGAACTGCTGGATAATCTCGACGACTACCTGCGTCGGTTCTGGCTGGTCAAGCCCAAGGCGGCCAACCTGGCTTCGCTGCTTTCGAGCACCCGGGCCAACCCGCAATAA
- a CDS encoding FAD-dependent oxidoreductase: MTERLNNDFQFIEVGRKDPKKKLLRQRKKEFVEIYEPFKPQQACEQAHRCLGCGNPYCEWKCPVHNYIPNWLKLVSEGNILAAAELAHQTNTLPEVCGRVCPQDRLCEGACTLNDGFGAVTIGSVEKYIADTAFAMGWRPDMSKVKPTGKKVAIIGAGPAGLGCADILVRNGVTPVVFDKNPEIGGLLTFGIPEFKLEKTVLSRRREIFGGMGIEFRLNTEVGKDITIDQLLADYDAVFMGMGTYTYMKGGFPGEDLPGVYDALDFLIANVNRNLGFEKSAEDFIDMKGKKVVVLGGGDTAMDCNRTSIRQGAKSVTCAYRRDAANMPGSRREVKNAKEEGVKFLFNRQPIAIVGEGKVEGVKVVETRLGAPDARGRRSPEPIPGSEQVLPADAVVIAFGFRPSPAPWFEAQGIQIDNQGRVVAPEVGQFKHQTSNPKIFAGGDMVRGSDLVVTAIFEGRQAAEGIMDYLGV; the protein is encoded by the coding sequence ATGACTGAACGTCTGAATAACGACTTCCAGTTCATCGAGGTCGGGCGCAAGGATCCGAAGAAGAAGCTGCTGCGCCAGCGCAAGAAGGAGTTCGTCGAGATCTACGAACCCTTCAAGCCGCAGCAGGCGTGCGAACAGGCCCACCGCTGCCTGGGTTGTGGCAACCCCTATTGCGAGTGGAAGTGCCCGGTCCACAACTACATTCCCAACTGGCTCAAGCTGGTCTCCGAGGGCAACATCCTCGCGGCCGCCGAGCTGGCGCACCAGACCAATACCCTGCCGGAAGTCTGCGGCCGCGTCTGCCCGCAGGATCGCCTCTGCGAGGGCGCCTGCACCCTGAATGATGGCTTTGGTGCAGTGACCATCGGCTCGGTGGAGAAGTACATCGCCGATACTGCCTTCGCCATGGGCTGGCGGCCCGACATGTCCAAGGTCAAGCCGACCGGCAAGAAGGTCGCGATCATCGGTGCCGGCCCAGCAGGACTGGGCTGTGCCGATATTCTCGTGCGCAACGGCGTGACCCCGGTGGTGTTCGACAAGAACCCCGAGATTGGTGGCCTGCTGACCTTCGGTATTCCCGAATTCAAGCTGGAAAAGACCGTACTCAGCCGTCGTCGCGAAATCTTCGGTGGTATGGGCATCGAGTTCCGTCTGAACACCGAAGTGGGCAAGGACATCACGATCGACCAGCTGCTGGCCGATTACGACGCCGTGTTCATGGGTATGGGCACCTACACCTACATGAAGGGCGGTTTCCCCGGTGAGGACCTGCCGGGCGTCTACGACGCGCTGGATTTCCTCATCGCCAACGTCAACCGCAACCTCGGCTTCGAGAAGTCCGCCGAAGACTTCATCGACATGAAGGGCAAGAAGGTCGTGGTGCTGGGCGGCGGTGATACCGCGATGGACTGCAACCGCACCTCCATTCGCCAGGGTGCGAAGAGCGTGACCTGCGCCTACCGTCGTGATGCGGCGAACATGCCGGGCTCGCGCCGCGAAGTGAAGAACGCCAAGGAAGAGGGCGTGAAGTTCCTCTTCAACCGCCAACCCATCGCCATCGTCGGCGAAGGCAAGGTTGAGGGTGTAAAGGTGGTCGAGACACGTCTCGGCGCACCAGACGCCCGCGGTCGCCGCAGCCCGGAGCCGATTCCGGGTTCCGAGCAGGTGCTGCCGGCCGATGCCGTGGTCATCGCCTTTGGTTTCCGTCCGAGCCCGGCGCCGTGGTTCGAAGCCCAGGGCATCCAGATCGACAACCAGGGCCGCGTCGTGGCACCTGAGGTGGGTCAGTTCAAGCACCAGACCAGCAACCCGAAGATCTTTGCCGGCGGCGACATGGTCCGCGGCTCCGATCTGGTGGTGACGGCGATCTTCGAAGGTCGTCAGGCTGCCGAAGGCATCATGGATTATCTCGGCGTCTGA
- the aroB gene encoding 3-dehydroquinate synthase — translation MQTLQVDLGERSYPIHIGERLIDRAELLADRIRGRQVAIVTNETVAPLYLDRLTQTLSGYAVTPVILPDGEEHKNWQTLQLIFDALLGARHDRNTTVIALGGGVIGDMAGYAAASYQRGVDFIQMPTTLLSQVDSSVGGKTGINHPLGKNMIGAFYQPRAVIIDTTTLATLPPRELSAGLAEVIKYGLICDEPFLGWLERNIDRIRALDSAALTESIHRSCAAKAKVVNADERESGVRAILNLGHTFGHAIETHMGYGVWLHGEAVSAGTVMALEMSCQLGWISPPERDRAIRLLRRAALPVVPPAQMKPQEFLKHMAVDKKVLDGRLRLVLLRQIGEAVVTGDFPYDVLEATLSADYGAMTEHLGA, via the coding sequence ATGCAGACTCTTCAGGTCGATCTCGGCGAGCGTAGCTATCCCATCCATATTGGTGAGCGGTTGATTGATCGCGCCGAGCTTCTTGCTGACCGGATTCGGGGTCGTCAGGTGGCAATAGTCACTAATGAGACCGTTGCGCCGCTATATCTTGATCGGCTGACCCAGACGCTTTCCGGCTACGCCGTTACTCCGGTGATTCTCCCCGATGGGGAGGAGCACAAGAATTGGCAGACTCTGCAGCTCATCTTCGATGCGTTACTCGGTGCCAGGCATGACCGCAACACCACGGTGATCGCGTTGGGTGGTGGCGTTATCGGTGATATGGCAGGTTACGCGGCGGCTAGCTATCAGCGCGGCGTCGATTTCATTCAGATGCCAACCACATTGTTGTCGCAGGTTGACTCCTCGGTAGGCGGCAAGACGGGCATCAACCACCCGTTAGGCAAGAATATGATCGGTGCCTTCTATCAGCCACGCGCGGTCATTATTGATACGACGACTCTGGCAACCCTGCCGCCGCGCGAGCTGTCGGCGGGCCTTGCAGAGGTCATCAAATACGGGTTGATCTGCGACGAGCCGTTCCTTGGCTGGCTTGAGAGAAATATCGATAGGATTCGGGCGCTGGATTCGGCGGCGCTGACCGAGTCAATTCATCGTTCCTGTGCTGCAAAGGCCAAGGTTGTGAATGCCGACGAGCGCGAGTCCGGGGTGCGGGCGATTCTCAATTTGGGTCACACTTTCGGCCATGCGATCGAGACGCATATGGGCTACGGCGTGTGGCTGCATGGTGAGGCAGTCTCGGCGGGAACCGTGATGGCATTAGAGATGTCATGTCAGCTTGGCTGGATTAGCCCGCCGGAGCGTGACCGCGCTATTCGGCTGCTGCGCCGCGCGGCTTTGCCCGTGGTTCCCCCTGCGCAGATGAAGCCACAGGAGTTCCTTAAGCACATGGCCGTCGATAAGAAGGTTTTGGATGGCCGGCTGCGTCTTGTCCTGTTGCGACAGATCGGCGAGGCGGTTGTGACCGGCGACTTTCCGTACGACGTGCTAGAGGCCACCTTGAGCGCCGATTACGGTGCAATGACCGAACATTTGGGAGCATAA
- the aroK gene encoding shikimate kinase AroK has product MHNLILVGPMGAGKSTIGRLLAKELRLPFKDSDKEIEQRTGASIPLIFDVEGEAGFRERERAAIADMCKLEGVVLATGGGAVLREDNRQALRAGGRVIYLCTSVDQQLERTSRDRNRPLLQASDPRSVLTALMSVRDPLYRSIADIIIETDERPPRLVVMEILDRLASLPPRESLDESALS; this is encoded by the coding sequence TTGCACAATTTGATCCTCGTAGGCCCGATGGGAGCTGGAAAAAGCACCATCGGGCGTTTGCTTGCCAAAGAATTGCGTCTGCCGTTCAAGGACTCCGACAAGGAGATCGAGCAGCGGACCGGAGCCAGCATTCCTCTGATTTTTGATGTCGAAGGGGAGGCCGGCTTTCGCGAGCGTGAACGCGCGGCAATCGCAGATATGTGTAAGCTCGAGGGCGTAGTGCTTGCCACTGGTGGTGGTGCGGTGTTGCGGGAGGACAATCGACAGGCGCTTCGTGCGGGCGGCCGTGTCATCTATCTGTGTACATCGGTCGATCAGCAGCTTGAGCGTACTTCTCGTGATCGCAACCGGCCGCTATTGCAGGCTAGCGACCCGCGCAGCGTTCTGACCGCTCTTATGTCCGTTCGCGATCCTTTGTATCGTTCAATTGCGGACATCATCATCGAGACTGACGAGCGCCCGCCGAGACTGGTGGTTATGGAGATTCTCGACAGGCTTGCCTCGCTGCCGCCCCGTGAAAGCTTGGATGAATCTGCGCTATCCTAA